In Campylobacter sp. VBCF_01 NA2, one DNA window encodes the following:
- a CDS encoding YceD family protein — MKISFVKITKEPIKFDTQSGGVKFSGELHKSGESLYKCSGQICGAIPYICDRCGSEFELNLDENVDLTLSDGIYRGSDSLDVIEFFEGSIDVDEILQSEVEAIKSDYFYCDKCKEL, encoded by the coding sequence TTGAAAATTAGCTTTGTAAAAATCACAAAAGAGCCGATTAAATTTGATACCCAAAGTGGCGGTGTTAAATTTAGTGGCGAGTTGCACAAATCAGGAGAAAGCCTGTATAAATGCAGTGGCCAAATTTGCGGAGCGATACCATATATTTGTGATCGTTGCGGAAGCGAATTTGAGTTAAACTTAGACGAAAATGTCGATTTAACGCTAAGCGACGGGATATATAGAGGCTCTGATAGCTTAGATGTAATCGAGTTTTTCGAGGGCAGTATCGACGTAGACGAAATTTTACAAAGCGAAGTAGAAGCGATAAAGAGCGACTACTTTTATTGCGATAAATGTAAAGAATTATAA
- a CDS encoding helicase HerA domain-containing protein yields MKTLQENLKLFYLGLENSEPYLYKNKDLTTHALIIGMTGSGKTGLGITLLEEAAIDNIPSIIIDPKGDLTNLALTFPNMSAQDFLPYIDETEAANKGLSVEQMASETAQMWRNGIENSYQNLDRVELLKNSAEFKIYTPKSSAGLGVSLLSDFEAPKNLNDEDMNNYICGIASSVLSLAGITSDNLSSPEFLLISQIFSSNFSEGRGVSVVDLINQIITPPFDKIGVFDVNNFFPSDKRMALAMKINALIASPSFKLWCEGERLDIAKMLFDESGKARANIFCIAHLNDDERMFFVTLLLNEMVNWMRQTQGTSALRAILYMDEIYGFFPPNGNPPSKTPMLTLLKQARAFGLGCVLSTQNPVDLDYKGLSNIGTWFIGRLQTAQDKERVIGGLSGIGSNPVDKSALMEQISNLKKRNFLVKNINEDSLKTIETRFALSYLKGPLSNEQISNLMSEKKGAPGASGTGNKVKSASSAKPIVSNEISQIYSYGASRELSPYLYATAKVRYADKEGEYTRDYAYLLDISDASEINWDEASDRAIDNIRSDELEDSSYCALPSFIASAKNFATFIRNFKDWVYRNQRLELYSALDMHSTPDESKEEFYQRLQDKANEILEQKTDEILAKFEKEKSTLQTRINRAEEKLEKEKSDVTSQGINAALSIGSAILGSLFGRSRASATTISKTVSGVRNAHRVLTQRNEAKNAEASVDELYSQMQALQERFDEQIAQLKESLDLKNIELGVVSLAPKKTDIYDEKISILWKS; encoded by the coding sequence ATGAAGACTTTGCAAGAAAATTTGAAGCTTTTTTATTTGGGGCTCGAAAATTCTGAGCCGTATTTGTATAAAAACAAAGATCTCACAACCCACGCACTAATCATTGGTATGACTGGTAGTGGTAAAACCGGTCTTGGAATCACGCTTTTAGAAGAGGCCGCGATTGATAATATCCCATCTATCATCATCGATCCCAAGGGCGATTTGACAAATTTAGCTCTTACATTTCCAAATATGAGCGCGCAGGATTTTCTGCCTTATATCGACGAAACAGAGGCTGCGAATAAAGGCCTTAGCGTGGAGCAAATGGCAAGTGAAACTGCGCAAATGTGGCGAAATGGCATAGAAAATTCTTACCAAAATTTAGACAGAGTCGAGCTACTTAAAAACAGCGCCGAGTTTAAAATTTATACGCCAAAATCAAGCGCTGGGCTAGGAGTTAGCCTGCTTAGCGACTTTGAAGCACCGAAAAATTTAAACGATGAGGATATGAATAATTATATCTGCGGTATCGCTTCTAGCGTGCTTAGCCTAGCTGGCATTACTAGCGATAATCTAAGCTCGCCGGAATTTTTGCTGATTTCTCAAATTTTTAGTTCAAATTTCAGCGAGGGCAGGGGCGTGAGCGTGGTCGATCTCATCAACCAAATCATCACTCCGCCGTTTGATAAAATCGGCGTTTTTGATGTGAATAACTTCTTCCCTAGCGATAAACGCATGGCGCTAGCTATGAAAATCAACGCCCTAATCGCAAGCCCAAGTTTCAAGCTTTGGTGCGAGGGCGAGAGGCTAGATATCGCAAAAATGCTATTTGATGAGAGTGGCAAGGCTAGGGCGAATATCTTTTGTATCGCGCATTTAAATGACGATGAGAGAATGTTTTTCGTAACCTTGCTTTTAAACGAAATGGTTAATTGGATGCGCCAAACGCAAGGCACCAGCGCGCTTAGAGCGATTTTGTATATGGACGAGATTTATGGATTTTTCCCGCCAAATGGCAATCCGCCGTCAAAAACCCCTATGCTAACCCTGCTAAAACAAGCGCGCGCTTTTGGGCTAGGCTGCGTTCTTAGCACGCAAAACCCTGTGGATTTGGATTACAAAGGTCTTAGCAATATCGGCACTTGGTTTATCGGCCGCCTCCAAACCGCCCAAGATAAAGAGCGAGTAATCGGCGGACTTAGCGGAATTGGCTCAAATCCTGTGGATAAATCTGCGCTAATGGAGCAAATCTCAAACCTTAAAAAGCGAAATTTCTTAGTCAAAAATATCAACGAGGATAGCCTAAAAACGATAGAAACTCGCTTTGCACTTAGTTATTTAAAAGGCCCTTTAAGCAACGAGCAAATTTCAAATTTAATGAGCGAAAAAAAGGGCGCACCAGGCGCGAGTGGCACTGGAAACAAAGTAAAAAGCGCAAGCAGTGCCAAACCAATCGTATCAAATGAAATTTCGCAAATTTACAGCTACGGCGCCTCTCGTGAGCTAAGCCCGTATCTATACGCCACAGCTAAGGTGCGCTATGCTGACAAAGAGGGCGAATACACGAGGGATTACGCGTATTTGCTTGATATCTCAGATGCTAGCGAAATTAACTGGGACGAGGCGAGCGACCGCGCTATCGATAATATACGAAGCGATGAGTTAGAGGATTCGTCGTATTGCGCTTTGCCAAGCTTTATTGCTAGTGCGAAAAATTTCGCCACTTTTATTCGCAATTTCAAAGACTGGGTTTATCGTAATCAAAGGTTAGAATTATACAGCGCGCTTGATATGCACAGCACGCCAGATGAGAGCAAAGAGGAATTTTATCAAAGACTGCAAGATAAGGCAAATGAAATTTTAGAGCAAAAAACAGATGAAATTCTAGCTAAATTTGAAAAAGAAAAATCTACGCTTCAAACCCGCATAAACCGCGCCGAAGAGAAGCTAGAAAAAGAAAAAAGCGATGTTACTAGCCAAGGAATTAATGCAGCCCTTAGCATAGGAAGCGCGATACTAGGCTCGCTTTTTGGCAGATCGCGCGCTAGTGCGACTACGATTAGCAAAACCGTAAGTGGCGTGCGAAACGCTCACCGCGTGCTAACCCAGCGCAACGAAGCCAAAAATGCAGAAGCTAGCGTAGATGAGCTATACTCGCAAATGCAGGCTCTGCAAGAGAGATTTGATGAGCAAATCGCGCAGTTAAAAGAGAGCTTGGATCTCAAAAATATCGAGCTTGGCGTAGTGTCGCTGGCTCCGAAAAAGACAGATATTTATGATGAAAAAATTTCGATTTTGTGGAAGAGTTAG
- the ndk gene encoding nucleoside-diphosphate kinase: protein MQQTLSIIKPDAVKKGVIGKIIDRFESNGLRIAAAKKLQLSVDDAKAFYAVHKDRPFFGELVDFMVSGPVVVMVLEGENAVAKNRELMGATNPKEAKPGTIRADFAESIDANAVHGSDSLENAAIEIAFFFAKKEIC, encoded by the coding sequence ATGCAACAAACACTATCAATAATTAAGCCAGATGCCGTAAAAAAGGGCGTTATAGGCAAAATCATAGATAGATTTGAAAGCAACGGTTTGCGTATAGCAGCAGCAAAAAAATTGCAATTAAGCGTAGATGACGCAAAAGCGTTCTATGCAGTTCATAAAGATCGTCCATTTTTTGGCGAATTAGTTGATTTTATGGTTAGTGGCCCGGTTGTGGTTATGGTTTTAGAGGGCGAGAACGCAGTAGCTAAAAACCGCGAACTAATGGGTGCAACAAATCCAAAAGAGGCAAAGCCAGGCACAATTCGCGCTGATTTCGCTGAAAGTATCGATGCAAACGCAGTCCATGGTAGCGATAGCCTAGAAAACGCAGCTATCGAGATTGCATTTTTCTTTGCTAAAAAAGAGATTTGCTAA
- a CDS encoding methylenetetrahydrofolate reductase, with amino-acid sequence MLEQKIKNNASGILLYGIVPPKISFEPEKIERLGALWRERINSMPCDGIVIYDLQDESARTRETRTYEFIETLDPALYYTKHLREVKPAIIYRAVGKYNESKFNEILNARASNFGVFVGASSKYDTMKIPLKRAYQIKKEIASDLHLGGICIAERHKQTRAEHLKIASKSISGCEYFISQAVYDAESVKNFIDDYANLGCKKVPIIFTFTPCGSEKTLEFMKWLGISVPDFLENRLKTSTDILQSSVSLCVELFDFIYKYSLAKGISVGANVESVSTKKAEIEASIELLKKIKKIIVKRENLGIGEK; translated from the coding sequence ATGTTGGAACAAAAAATTAAAAACAATGCTAGCGGAATTTTGCTCTATGGTATCGTTCCGCCAAAAATCAGTTTCGAGCCCGAAAAAATCGAGCGACTTGGCGCGCTTTGGAGAGAGCGCATAAACTCCATGCCTTGCGATGGCATAGTCATTTATGATTTGCAAGATGAGAGCGCAAGGACGAGAGAGACGCGCACTTATGAATTCATCGAAACGCTAGATCCCGCGCTGTATTACACCAAACACCTGCGCGAGGTCAAACCAGCCATAATCTACCGCGCTGTGGGAAAATACAATGAGAGCAAATTTAACGAAATTTTAAATGCAAGAGCGAGTAATTTTGGCGTATTTGTGGGGGCTTCCTCGAAATACGATACGATGAAAATCCCGCTAAAACGGGCATATCAGATAAAAAAAGAGATTGCTAGCGATTTGCATTTGGGCGGAATTTGCATAGCCGAGCGCCACAAACAAACACGCGCCGAGCACCTAAAAATCGCGTCAAAAAGCATAAGCGGGTGCGAGTATTTCATAAGCCAAGCTGTCTATGACGCTGAGAGTGTGAAAAATTTCATAGATGATTATGCTAATCTTGGGTGCAAAAAAGTGCCTATAATCTTTACTTTCACGCCGTGCGGAAGCGAAAAAACGCTCGAATTTATGAAGTGGCTTGGCATTAGCGTGCCGGATTTTTTGGAAAATCGCCTAAAAACCAGCACCGATATCTTGCAAAGCTCGGTGAGCCTGTGCGTGGAGCTGTTTGATTTCATCTACAAATACTCGCTTGCAAAGGGCATTAGCGTGGGGGCAAATGTGGAGAGTGTCAGCACCAAAAAGGCTGAAATCGAGGCTTCGATCGAGCTTTTGAAAAAAATCAAAAAAATAATCGTAAAAAGGGAAAATTTAGGAATTGGCGAAAAGTAA
- the plsY gene encoding glycerol-3-phosphate 1-O-acyltransferase PlsY: protein MILDVVLGLFKAPNFWCYLIAYLLGAVPFGLLIGKYFGKVDIKSAGSGSIGATNVLRVLKETDPKKAKILAILTVVCDALKGVVPILVARAMGFDENVLWGMAVFAVVGHCFSPYLGFSGGKGVATGAGVLACFVPIELIIALVVWFIVGKVLKISSVASLSAALALIVASYILHADMPAIHTHAPIFIIVFIVFYKHIPNIARLLRGEEKRVI from the coding sequence ATGATATTAGATGTGGTTTTAGGACTTTTTAAAGCGCCAAATTTTTGGTGCTATTTAATAGCGTATTTACTAGGAGCTGTGCCGTTTGGCTTGCTCATTGGCAAATACTTTGGCAAGGTTGATATTAAATCTGCTGGAAGTGGCTCGATAGGGGCTACAAATGTCTTGCGAGTGCTTAAAGAAACAGACCCCAAAAAGGCTAAAATTTTAGCGATTTTAACCGTGGTTTGCGACGCTTTAAAGGGCGTGGTGCCGATTTTGGTGGCGAGGGCTATGGGTTTTGATGAAAATGTGCTTTGGGGCATGGCTGTGTTTGCAGTGGTGGGGCATTGTTTTTCGCCATACCTTGGATTTAGCGGTGGCAAGGGCGTAGCCACGGGGGCTGGCGTGTTAGCATGCTTCGTGCCAATCGAGCTAATCATCGCGCTTGTTGTTTGGTTTATTGTGGGCAAAGTGCTTAAAATTTCGTCCGTAGCCTCGCTATCAGCGGCGCTCGCGCTAATTGTGGCTAGCTACATACTCCACGCAGATATGCCAGCAATCCACACTCACGCGCCGATTTTTATCATAGTTTTTATCGTCTTTTACAAACATATTCCAAATATCGCAAGACTGCTTCGTGGCGAGGAAAAACGGGTAATATGA
- a CDS encoding sensor histidine kinase, giving the protein MLILIFSVMLYNYIRITIFENSVHGLLVRAENITKLPKIPVEKIPEYLPDPKGEFITSFVYGEKITKPKFYESQEGENNFLTLQYPYSNEEILQIKTDVTVYANIANQILVDIIILNLTMIFLIIFYAMFLSRTLLMPIKVISQKLASLDEKFLAPLDMERCESEFRPILTNINRLIDRIQTFIMYQKELFIGIAHELKTPLAVMKTKNEVTLIKPREAEKYIEALQNNNKSIDDMNKMIISILEIGRQEGAQFESPEQLDIVQYLGELCVNFKILARNEKKDVVSKISPKSLEVSIQKNLFMHIIQNFVQNAIKFSPEGEVIEVFSEISGDYFIVRVENLGESIDESQDFFAPFKRKGGKPGAGLGLFLAKNAAQAMGASVSLKNSPAKDKIVATLTIPLKNLKK; this is encoded by the coding sequence ATGCTAATTTTGATTTTTTCCGTAATGCTTTATAACTACATAAGGATTACGATTTTTGAAAATTCAGTCCATGGGCTTTTAGTAAGGGCTGAAAATATCACAAAACTGCCAAAAATCCCAGTCGAAAAAATCCCAGAGTATCTGCCAGATCCCAAAGGCGAGTTTATCACGAGTTTCGTTTATGGCGAGAAAATCACCAAGCCTAAATTTTACGAGAGCCAAGAGGGTGAAAATAATTTTTTGACACTTCAATACCCATATAGCAACGAGGAAATTTTGCAGATCAAAACCGATGTCACGGTCTATGCAAATATCGCAAATCAGATACTTGTGGATATTATTATCCTAAATTTGACAATGATATTTTTGATAATTTTTTACGCTATGTTTCTATCACGCACGCTTTTGATGCCAATTAAAGTAATCTCGCAAAAGCTAGCCAGTCTCGATGAGAAATTCCTAGCCCCGCTTGATATGGAGAGGTGCGAGAGCGAATTTCGCCCGATTTTGACAAACATAAACCGCCTAATCGATCGAATTCAGACTTTCATAATGTATCAAAAAGAGCTATTTATCGGTATCGCGCACGAGCTAAAAACCCCGCTAGCAGTGATGAAAACCAAAAACGAAGTAACGCTCATAAAGCCAAGAGAGGCAGAAAAATACATCGAGGCGCTCCAAAACAACAACAAATCAATCGACGATATGAACAAAATGATAATCTCGATTTTAGAGATTGGTCGCCAAGAGGGCGCGCAGTTTGAGAGCCCAGAGCAGCTTGATATCGTGCAGTATCTGGGCGAGCTGTGCGTGAATTTTAAAATTTTGGCTAGAAACGAAAAAAAAGATGTCGTAAGCAAAATTTCGCCAAAATCCCTAGAAGTGAGTATCCAAAAAAACCTTTTTATGCACATTATCCAAAATTTCGTCCAAAATGCGATTAAATTTTCCCCAGAGGGCGAAGTAATCGAGGTTTTCAGTGAAATTTCGGGCGATTATTTTATCGTGCGTGTGGAAAATTTAGGCGAGAGTATCGACGAGAGCCAGGACTTTTTCGCGCCGTTTAAACGCAAGGGTGGCAAGCCTGGCGCTGGGCTTGGGCTGTTTTTGGCTAAAAACGCCGCGCAGGCTATGGGCGCATCTGTGAGCCTTAAAAATTCGCCCGCCAAAGACAAAATTGTAGCGACCCTTACAATTCCGCTAAAAAATCTCAAAAAATAG
- a CDS encoding DUF2130 domain-containing protein — protein MSEIKCPNCGEIFAIDESEYQKIVSQIRNSEFEKIVNERLQNENAKFQSELELVKSQEIARAKEYIANLKAQKDSEISQLKEILAKSQAELKGKDENLTQKFEIEKSKISLENEAKIAELNQKITELNAKISASENEKNLAVSNAISSKDSEISELKITLSEKEKNFVEKEQILRENFEKTISDKDAMIDYYKDLKAKLSTKMVGESLETHCSTEFEKLRTTAFANAYFEKDNEVKEGGKGDFIFRDFKDGVEYISIMFEMKNEADTTASKHKNEEFFAKLDKDRNAKNCEYAVLVSLLESDSELYNTGIVDVSHKYEKMYVIRPQFFLPIISLLRNAALNSLEDKKRLVEYQNQNLDIETFKSNIDEFKDKFGKNYRLASEKFQKAIDEIDKTISHLEKVKNELLSSENNLRLANDKAEKLTIKKLTNNAPSVQKMFDEAGQNSGE, from the coding sequence ATGTCCGAAATCAAATGTCCAAACTGCGGCGAAATTTTCGCAATTGATGAGAGTGAATACCAAAAAATCGTAAGCCAAATCAGAAATAGCGAATTTGAGAAAATTGTAAACGAGAGATTACAAAACGAAAACGCAAAATTTCAAAGTGAATTAGAGCTTGTAAAATCCCAAGAAATCGCTAGGGCAAAAGAATATATAGCTAATTTAAAAGCGCAAAAAGATAGTGAAATTTCACAACTTAAAGAAATTTTGGCGAAATCACAGGCCGAACTAAAAGGCAAAGATGAGAATTTAACGCAAAAATTTGAGATTGAAAAAAGCAAAATTTCCCTAGAAAATGAGGCTAAAATCGCAGAGCTAAATCAGAAAATCACTGAGTTAAACGCCAAAATCAGCGCAAGTGAAAATGAGAAAAATTTGGCTGTGAGCAACGCTATTTCGAGCAAAGATAGCGAAATTTCCGAGCTTAAAATAACACTGAGCGAAAAAGAAAAAAATTTCGTCGAAAAAGAGCAAATTTTGCGTGAAAATTTCGAAAAAACAATCAGCGACAAAGACGCGATGATAGATTATTACAAGGATTTAAAGGCGAAATTATCGACAAAAATGGTTGGCGAGAGCTTGGAAACACATTGTAGCACAGAGTTTGAGAAGCTCCGCACCACCGCATTTGCAAACGCTTATTTTGAAAAAGACAATGAGGTCAAAGAGGGCGGCAAAGGCGATTTTATATTTCGCGATTTCAAAGATGGCGTAGAGTATATTTCGATAATGTTTGAGATGAAAAACGAGGCCGATACGACCGCGTCAAAGCACAAAAACGAGGAATTTTTTGCCAAATTAGACAAGGACAGAAATGCGAAAAACTGCGAATACGCAGTGCTTGTCTCGCTACTTGAAAGCGATAGTGAGCTCTATAACACCGGTATCGTCGATGTTTCGCACAAATATGAAAAAATGTATGTGATCCGCCCGCAGTTTTTCTTGCCGATAATCTCGCTACTACGCAATGCTGCGCTAAATTCGCTCGAAGATAAAAAGCGTCTAGTAGAGTATCAAAACCAAAATTTAGATATCGAAACCTTTAAAAGCAATATTGACGAATTTAAGGATAAATTTGGCAAAAATTACCGCTTAGCAAGCGAGAAATTTCAAAAGGCAATCGATGAAATCGACAAAACCATAAGCCACCTAGAAAAGGTAAAAAATGAGCTTTTATCTTCTGAAAATAACCTGCGCCTAGCTAATGATAAAGCCGAAAAACTAACTATCAAAAAGCTAACCAACAACGCTCCAAGCGTGCAAAAAATGTTTGATGAAGCAGGGCAGAATTCGGGCGAGTAA
- the plsX gene encoding phosphate acyltransferase PlsX, whose translation MTSIAIDAMGGDFGCEPIVCGVIEALREQKFKAFLVGDEAKIAPFIPAEFQKYIEYVQTDEVFEMKEGATDVLKRKNSTIYQAVDLVRNGTCKAVVSAGHSGATHSLATLRIGRIPGISRPAIATLFPTSQGGKTLVLDVGANVDCKPENLFEFAVMGEAYAKEIMGIKTPRIGLLSNGEEDSKGNEVNKEIFPKLKKMQNFVGNAEGNQIFDGSVDVVITDGFIGNIVLKTSEGIASAMNKLIKKEAKKSPIAIAGSILMRRVFKIIKKSTDYDETGGAPLLGVKECVIISHGKSTPKAIKNAIFQALKFSDSNINSVIQTQLSNYNQG comes from the coding sequence ATGACGTCGATTGCTATCGACGCAATGGGTGGCGACTTCGGTTGCGAGCCTATTGTATGCGGAGTTATTGAAGCGCTAAGAGAGCAAAAATTCAAAGCTTTCTTAGTAGGCGACGAGGCAAAAATCGCCCCTTTTATCCCGGCAGAATTTCAAAAATATATAGAGTATGTCCAAACTGACGAAGTTTTCGAGATGAAAGAGGGTGCGACAGATGTTTTAAAGCGCAAAAATTCCACCATTTATCAAGCAGTAGATTTAGTCAGAAATGGCACCTGTAAGGCCGTGGTCTCAGCTGGTCATAGCGGGGCTACGCACAGCCTAGCTACGCTTAGAATCGGTAGAATTCCAGGTATTTCGCGCCCAGCCATTGCTACGCTTTTTCCGACTAGTCAGGGTGGTAAAACGCTGGTTTTAGATGTCGGGGCAAATGTGGATTGCAAACCTGAAAATTTATTCGAATTTGCCGTTATGGGCGAGGCTTACGCAAAAGAGATTATGGGGATTAAAACCCCTAGAATCGGGCTTTTGTCAAATGGCGAAGAGGATAGCAAGGGTAACGAGGTCAATAAAGAAATTTTCCCAAAACTCAAAAAAATGCAAAATTTCGTCGGTAACGCCGAGGGAAATCAGATTTTCGACGGTTCGGTAGATGTCGTCATCACTGACGGATTTATCGGAAATATCGTGCTTAAAACCAGCGAAGGCATAGCCAGCGCTATGAATAAGCTTATCAAAAAAGAGGCGAAAAAATCGCCGATTGCGATAGCTGGTTCGATTTTGATGAGGCGAGTATTTAAGATAATCAAAAAATCGACCGATTACGATGAAACTGGTGGTGCGCCACTTTTGGGCGTGAAAGAGTGCGTAATCATAAGCCACGGCAAAAGCACGCCAAAAGCGATAAAAAACGCAATTTTTCAAGCGCTTAAATTTTCGGATTCAAACATAAACTCGGTTATCCAAACCCAACTTAGCAACTACAACCAAGGATAA
- the hsrA gene encoding homeostatic response regulator transcription factor HsrA produces MRILIVEDEVTLNKTIAEGLAEFGYQTDSSESFKDAEYYIGIRNYDLVLTDWMLPDGSGVDLINIIKQKFARTAVVVLSAKDDKESEIKALKAGADDYIKKPFDFDVLVARLEARLRFGGSNIIKIDDLIIDPDEEKITYLGQEIELKGKPFEVLTHLARHSDQIVSKEQLLDAIWEEPELVTPNVIEVAINQIRQKMDKPLNISTIETVRRRGYRFCFPQKA; encoded by the coding sequence ATGAGAATTTTAATTGTCGAAGATGAAGTTACTCTAAACAAAACTATCGCCGAGGGTTTGGCGGAGTTTGGTTACCAAACAGACAGCTCAGAAAGCTTTAAAGACGCTGAATATTACATAGGCATACGAAATTACGATTTAGTTTTAACCGACTGGATGTTACCAGATGGCAGCGGCGTCGATCTAATCAACATTATAAAACAAAAATTCGCTCGCACAGCAGTCGTCGTGCTATCTGCAAAAGACGATAAAGAAAGCGAGATAAAAGCCCTAAAAGCTGGCGCAGATGATTATATCAAGAAACCATTTGATTTCGATGTTTTGGTGGCTAGACTTGAAGCTAGACTTAGATTTGGTGGCTCAAACATTATCAAAATCGACGATCTTATCATCGACCCAGATGAGGAGAAAATCACATATCTTGGTCAAGAAATCGAGCTAAAAGGCAAACCTTTCGAGGTGCTAACTCACCTAGCTCGCCACTCAGACCAAATCGTAAGCAAAGAACAACTACTCGACGCTATTTGGGAAGAGCCAGAGCTAGTAACCCCAAATGTAATCGAGGTCGCAATCAACCAAATCCGCCAAAAAATGGATAAACCACTAAATATTTCTACAATCGAGACAGTTCGTCGTCGCGGATATAGATTTTGCTTTCCACAAAAAGCCTAA
- a CDS encoding beta-ketoacyl-ACP synthase III — MKASVVSIGAYAPKRVLTNHDLEGMVDTSDEWITQRTGIKERHIADTNEATSDMGAKAAALALQRSGLRAEQIDAVLCATITPDYFCMPSTAALIADKLGCKFGVMAFDISAACSGFVYLLDLAKSLIESGAKKHILIVGSEKLSAITDYGDRSTCVLFGDGAGAAVVSEGEGEGIIYTNSASDGAKADYLITPAPGSANPISQQILDDKLGFIKMRGQDVYKIAVPTLIKSVEEALEKNSLKASDIDLFVPHQANLRIIEAVREKIGFTENQCVVTVQKYGNTSSASIPMALNEAYETGRLKNGSLVLLDAFGGGFTWGSVLFKFNA, encoded by the coding sequence ATGAAGGCTTCGGTGGTATCCATAGGCGCCTACGCTCCAAAGAGAGTTCTAACAAACCACGATTTGGAGGGTATGGTCGATACCAGCGATGAGTGGATTACCCAAAGAACGGGCATTAAAGAACGCCATATCGCAGATACAAATGAGGCTACTAGCGATATGGGCGCAAAGGCTGCTGCTTTGGCACTTCAAAGAAGCGGGCTAAGAGCAGAGCAAATCGACGCTGTGCTTTGCGCTACAATCACGCCTGATTATTTTTGTATGCCATCAACTGCGGCTTTGATTGCAGATAAGCTAGGGTGTAAATTTGGCGTTATGGCGTTTGATATAAGTGCTGCGTGTAGTGGATTTGTATATTTACTAGACCTAGCAAAATCGCTTATCGAAAGCGGAGCGAAAAAGCATATACTAATCGTCGGAAGCGAAAAACTAAGCGCGATTACGGATTATGGCGATAGAAGCACCTGCGTGCTTTTTGGCGACGGCGCTGGCGCAGCGGTAGTGAGCGAGGGCGAGGGTGAGGGCATAATCTACACAAACAGTGCGAGCGACGGCGCAAAGGCTGATTATTTGATCACGCCAGCACCTGGGAGCGCAAATCCTATCTCACAACAAATTTTAGACGATAAGCTCGGATTTATCAAAATGCGCGGTCAAGATGTCTATAAAATCGCAGTTCCAACGCTGATAAAATCGGTCGAAGAGGCATTAGAAAAAAATAGCCTTAAAGCTAGCGATATTGATCTGTTTGTCCCGCACCAGGCGAATTTGCGCATAATCGAGGCAGTGCGCGAAAAGATAGGCTTTACGGAAAATCAATGTGTCGTAACTGTGCAAAAATACGGCAACACAAGCTCGGCTTCAATCCCAATGGCACTAAACGAAGCTTATGAGACTGGCAGGCTAAAAAATGGCTCGTTAGTCTTGCTAGACGCCTTTGGCGGGGGATTTACTTGGGGTTCTGTGCTATTTAAATTTAACGCTTAA
- the rpmF gene encoding 50S ribosomal protein L32, whose amino-acid sequence MAVPKRRVSKTRAAKRRTHYTVTLPVPVKDKDGSWKIPHRVNKNTGEY is encoded by the coding sequence ATGGCAGTTCCTAAACGAAGAGTGAGTAAAACTCGCGCAGCAAAAAGAAGAACTCATTACACTGTAACTCTACCTGTGCCAGTCAAAGACAAAGACGGTAGCTGGAAGATTCCTCACAGAGTAAATAAAAATACAGGAGAATACTAA
- a CDS encoding dihydroneopterin aldolase, whose amino-acid sequence MIRVLIEDLKFDAIVGILDFEREKKQEILVSAKFGADEFIDYAKACEFIKFSFEREKFLLVEDALNFFAKSFKTQYKSLNYFYMKIYKTQILADAKVGAQIEINF is encoded by the coding sequence ATGATTCGGGTTTTGATTGAGGATTTGAAATTCGACGCGATTGTTGGAATTTTGGATTTCGAAAGAGAAAAAAAACAAGAAATTTTAGTAAGCGCAAAATTTGGCGCAGATGAATTTATAGACTACGCCAAGGCGTGCGAATTTATAAAATTTAGCTTTGAGAGGGAGAAATTTTTGCTCGTCGAAGACGCGCTAAATTTCTTCGCCAAGAGCTTTAAAACCCAGTATAAAAGCCTGAATTACTTCTATATGAAAATTTACAAAACCCAAATTTTAGCTGACGCAAAAGTCGGCGCGCAAATCGAAATAAATTTTTAA